The following proteins come from a genomic window of Lolium rigidum isolate FL_2022 chromosome 5, APGP_CSIRO_Lrig_0.1, whole genome shotgun sequence:
- the LOC124655370 gene encoding receptor-like protein kinase FERONIA has protein sequence MAFPILLATLTLLALVSLAVASGDNSTASGYILLNCGASQQNIDDSDRTWNGDAVSKFAPSVEGVTATASYQDPSLPSMVPWMTARIFTSTYTYSFPVSSGRMFVRLYFYLTPYGNYAVSNAYFSVATTTLVLNEFNASQTAQVMNSTDLVLEFSVNVSTGSLDLIFTPSAHWNGSYAFVNGIEIVPTPDIFTAADTTFVTGDDDNQLFPLSPDEAFQTMYRLNVGGQDISRKDDSGFYRSWNNDSSYIFGRSGVAFSKDRNLTIEYTLEVPNYTAPVGVYDTARSMGPNQQINPDYNLNYNLNYNLTWILPVDAGFSYLLRFHFCEIQYPFTRINQRSFFIYINNQTAQQQMDVNIFSGGIGRTAYKDYVIILAGSGQVDLWVALHPDLSSRPEYFDAILNGLEVFKQASIDRTNLAWLSRPFPQEPDANLSRVSGGGKSNGVVIGGTVGGFALLLMACFGICIICRRNKKITKNYGNHTLTANPSPAGKPSYLTLPSNHCRHFSFAEVQAATNNFDQSLLLGKGGFGNVYLGKIDSGTKVAIKRCNPMSNQGVHEFQTEIEMLSKFRHRHLVSLIGYCEDKSEMILVYDYMVHGTLREHLYNNRRPPLLWQERLQICIGAARGLHYLHTGAEQGIIHRDVKTTNILLDGQLVAKVSDFGLSKASPDVDNTHMSTAVKGTFGYLDPEYFRLQRLTKKSDVYSFGVVLFEILCARPVINTLLPEEQVSLREWALSCQKKGVLREIIDPRVKEEITPECFKKFAEIAEQCVADRSIDRPSMGDVLWNLEVALQLQDSARYNTSCAAGASSRQIIEVHSNKPSTHSTISAAAQEDIFSAIIHPEGR, from the coding sequence ATGGCATTCCCGATTCTACTAGCTACCCTCACACTGTTGGCTCTTGTTTCACTTGCCGTGGCGTCGGGTGACAACTCTACTGCCTCTGGATATATACTCCTAAACTGTGGGGCATCACAGCAAAACATTGATGATAGTGATCGTACTTGGAACGGGGACGCCGTCTCCAAGTTCGCACCGTCAGTGGAAGGAGTCACAGCCACTGCTTCATACCAAGATCCTTCACTCCCCTCCATGGTCCCTTGGATGACTGCTCGCATCTTCACTTCAACTTACACCTATTCCTTCCCTGTCAGCTCAGGCCGCATGTTTGTACGCCTCTACTTCTATCTGACTCCTTATGGAAACTATGCTGTCTCCAATGCCTACTTCAGTGTCGCGACAACAACTCTTGTCTTAAATGAGTTCAATGCTTCCCAAACAGCTCAGGTCATGAATTCTACAGACCTTGTCCTTGAATTCTCGGTGAATGTTTCTACAGGTAGCCTAGACCTCATCTTTACCCCATCAGCACATTGGAATGGTTCTTATGCATTTGTGAATGGCATTGAGATTGTGCCTACGCCTGACATATTCACTGCAGCTGACACAACATTTGTCACTGGTGATGATGACAATCAACTCTTCCCATTGAGCCCTGATGAAGCCTTCCAGACTATGTACAGGCTCAACGTCGGGGGCCAAGACATATCCCGGAAAGATGATTCGGGTTTTTACCGCTCATGGAACAATGACTCTTCATACATATTTGGTCGCTCCGGGGTGGCCTTCTCCAAAGATCGTAATTTGACTATCGAGTATACACTGGAAGTGCCAAATTACACCGCGCCAGTTGGTGTCTATGATACAGCTCGGTCGATGGGACCGAATCAACAGATCAACCCGGACTATAACCTTAACTACAACCTGAACTACAACCTTACATGGATTTTGCCTGTTGATGCAGGGTTCTCTTACCTCCTCAGGTTTCATTTCTGTGAAATCCAGTATCCTTTTACCAGGATAAATCAGAGGTCATTCTTCATTTACATCAACAACCAGACAGCGCAGCAGCAAATGGATGTCAACATCTTTAGTGGAGGAATCGGCAGAACGGCATACAAAGACTATGTTATCATCCTTGCTGGTTCCGGTCAGGTGGACCTGTGGGTTGCACTTCACCCTGATCTTTCAAGTAGACCAGAGTATTTTGATGCAATACTGAATGGTCTTGAGGTATTTAAGCAAGCGAGTATCGATCGAACCAATCTTGCTTGGCTCAGTCGTCCATTTCCGCAAGAGCCTGATGCCAATCTCAGCAGGGTGTCTGGTGGAGGGAAATCAAACGGTGTTGTCATAGGTGGAACTGTTGGTGGTTTCGCATTGCTGTTGATGGCATGTTTTGGCATTTGCATCATCTGCAGACGAAACAAGAAGATAACAAAGAATTATGGTAACCACACACTAACTGCCAATCCCAGCCCCGCTGGCAAGCCTTCCTACTTGACACTGCCTTCCAATCATTGCCGGCACTTCTCATTTGCTGAAGTTCAGGCTGCCACCAACAATTTTGATCAATCCTTGCTACTTGGCAAAGGTGGGTTTGGGAATGTGTATCTCGGAAAGATAGATAGTGGGACCAAGGTGGCAATCAAGCGTTGCAACCCAATGTCTAATCAGGGTGTTCATGAATTCCAGACAGAGATTGAGATGTTGTCCAAGTTCCGCCATCGCCACCTTGTGTCTCTGATTGGTTACTGTGAGGATAAGAGCGAGATGATTCTAGTGTATGACTACATGGTGCATGGGACTCTGCGGGAGCACCTGTACAACAACAGACGCCCGCCACTGCTGTGGCAGGAGCGCCTTCAGATTTGCATTGGTGCAGCCCGTGGACTTCATTACCTTCACACTGGTGCAGAGCAAGGAATCATCCACCGTGACGTTAAGACCACCAATATCCTATTGGACGGTCAGTTAGTGGCAAAGGTTTCTGACTTCGGTCTATCTAAGGCTAGTCCAGATGTTGACAATACCCACATGAGCACGGCTGTGAAAGGCACCTTTGGATATCTTGATCCAGAGTACTTCCGGCTGCAGCGTCTCACCAAAAAATCAGACGTGTACTCCTTCGGGGTCGTGTTGTTTGAGATCCTGTGTGCACGCCCTGTGATAAACACACTGCTCCCGGAGGAGCAAGTGAGCTTGCGTGAATGGGCGCTGTCTTGCCAAAAGAAAGGTGTACTCAGGGAAATTATTGACCCTCGTGTCAAGGAGGAAATTACCCCGGAGTGCTTCAAGAAATTTGCAGAGATAGCGGAGCAATGTGTTGCTGATCGTAGCATAGATAGGCCATCAATGGGTGATGTGCTTTGGAACCTTGAGGTCGCACTCCAGTTGCAGGATAGTGCAAGGTACAATACCAGCTGTGCTGCGGGGGCATCATCTCGTCAGATAATCGAGGTGCATTCAAACAAACCATCAACCCACTCAACAATCAGCGCTGCAGCACAAGAAGATATATTTTCAGCTATCATACATCCGGAAGGCCGATAA